In Vespa crabro chromosome 13, iyVesCrab1.2, whole genome shotgun sequence, one DNA window encodes the following:
- the LOC124428853 gene encoding protein D2-like, protein MAGELQKHGVIPDVIDKVPAAVLEVVYPNNVVVEIGKVLTPTQVKDQPMVKWTGDSDTFYTLCMTDPDVPSRKDPKLRELHHWLIGNIPGNDISKGEILSEYIGSGPPKGTGLHRFVFLLYKQPKKLTFDEKRLTNKSNEHRGQFSIKKFAKKYNLGDPIAGNMYQAEYDDYVPILHKQLGGSIF, encoded by the exons ATGGCTGGAGAATTGCAGAAACATGGAGTTATTCCCGATGTTATTGATAAAGTACCAGCAGCCGTATTGGAAGTGGTCTATCCCAATAATGTCGTCGTTGAAATTGGTAAAGTTTTAACACCCACACAAGTTAAGGATCAACCTATGGTCAAGTGGACTGGCGATTCCGACACTTTTTATACTCTTTGTATGACAG ATCCCGATGTACCAAGTAGAAAGGATCCCAAATTGCGAGAATTGCATCATTGGTTAATTGGTAATATACCTGGTAACGACATTAGCAAAGGTGAAATTCTCTCCGAATATATTGGCTCTGGTCCACCAAAAGGAACTGGTCTTCAtcgttttgttttccttctatATAAGCAACCCAAAAAATTAACTTTCGATGAGAAACGTTTAACAAATAAAAGCAACGAACACCGTGGACAATTTTCTATTAAGAAATTCGCAAAAAAATACAACCTTGGCGATCCTATTGCTGGGAACATGTATCAAGCTGAATACGATGATTATGTGCCAATTTTGCATAAGCAACTTGGTGGTTCTAtcttctaa